One genomic window of Ottowia oryzae includes the following:
- a CDS encoding DUF4149 domain-containing protein yields MRSRTLVFAAALWWGSLSAIGFMAVPLLFRYLPTAALAGQAAARLFSAQTWVSLVCGALLLVLLKPKPGLAQAQPARAATIFVVLGMLMAMVVEYGVAPRIVARENLAVWHSVGTLMYAVQWVCAGIVLWRVSPPTGWRP; encoded by the coding sequence ATGAGATCACGCACGCTCGTCTTTGCCGCCGCCCTGTGGTGGGGCAGCCTGAGTGCCATTGGCTTCATGGCGGTGCCGCTGTTGTTCCGCTACTTGCCTACCGCGGCGCTGGCGGGGCAGGCGGCGGCGCGGCTGTTTTCGGCGCAGACGTGGGTGTCGCTGGTGTGCGGCGCTCTGCTGCTGGTGCTGTTGAAGCCAAAACCGGGCCTAGCGCAGGCGCAACCGGCGCGGGCAGCTACGATTTTCGTAGTGCTTGGCATGCTGATGGCCATGGTGGTGGAGTACGGCGTGGCGCCGCGCATCGTGGCGCGCGAAAATCTGGCCGTATGGCACAGTGTAGGCACCCTGATGTACGCCGTGCAGTGGGTGTGCGCCGGCATCGTGCTGTGGCGCGTCAGCCCGCCAACCGGATGGAGGCCATGA
- the greA gene encoding transcription elongation factor GreA, which yields MATIPITTRGAEKLKAELHRLKTKDRPEVIQAIAEARAQGDLSENAEYDAAKDRQGFIEGRIKEVEGKLAAAQVIDPSSLDAGGKVVFGATVQLEEEESGEKVTYQIVGEDEADLKHGLINISSPIARALIGKEEGDSAEVQAPGGVKHYEIIAVSYI from the coding sequence ATGGCCACCATTCCCATCACCACGCGCGGCGCTGAGAAACTCAAGGCGGAACTGCATCGCCTCAAGACCAAGGACCGCCCGGAGGTCATCCAGGCGATTGCCGAGGCGCGCGCGCAGGGTGACTTGAGCGAAAACGCCGAGTACGACGCGGCCAAGGATCGCCAGGGCTTCATCGAAGGCCGCATCAAGGAAGTGGAAGGCAAGCTGGCCGCCGCGCAGGTGATCGATCCGTCGTCGCTGGACGCGGGTGGCAAGGTCGTTTTTGGCGCCACCGTGCAGCTGGAAGAAGAGGAATCGGGCGAGAAAGTCACCTACCAGATCGTGGGTGAGGACGAGGCCGACCTGAAGCACGGCCTGATCAACATCAGCAGCCCCATCGCCCGCGCGCTGATCGGCAAGGAAGAGGGCGACAGCGCCGAAGTGCAGGCGCCCGGCGGCGTGAAGCACTACGAAATCATCGCCGTCAGCTACATCTGA